The genomic DNA TGATTTCAATACAAAGATCAGTACAAATATCAAGACAAGCTTCAAATTTCTTTTCTTCTTGTTTTGACCACATTAATATTCTGTCTACGCCCCAAAGGTGACCTGCAATGGTCATTGGACCTGTAACTGCCCTTAAGACGGGAATATGCTTCTCGTATTTTTCAACAAGAATTTTGGCAGACCCTTCAACTATTGGATTTCTCCCCTTTGATAGAACTTCCTTAGGTAAATCGTATTTTAGTGGGTTGATATTTTCCAATACATGCTTTTTTACCGAGGGGTGTCTGATATCTGTACCTATATCAATCTCTGCCCCGAGCATTGTTGCCTCGGAAACTAGATCATTGTGAGAATACAGTACATCAAGCCCCCACGCTTTGTATCTACCCTCTTGAAATTGTGCCATTACCTTTGAATCGGTCTGGCATGCTGGCCAGGTAACGTTTGTTGAAGCCATCAATTCTTTACAATAATTAGAGAAGGTCATTACAGGTATTCTGTCAACTCGTCCTCCACTAATAGCCGAAATAAATCTCCTGTATGATGTCATTTCTTTAAATACCAAATATGTCACCTTTGTAATGTTTGATATTTATTTTTATTATAGTATATAAGAATTTAGAATTTATTAAAAAAAATAGAAAGAATTAAATAACTATTCAATTATGCTCTACATCTTGAGTGGTGAATTTATTGGCTAATGTATATTATAAACAAATTTCAAGTAAAGATAATCTAAGTAATGATGCTAGGGACCTTCTAAAAACAGTTGTTGAAAAAGAAGGGGTCTCATTAGAGGAAAAAATTCCAATTAAAGTTCATTTTGGTGAAGAAAAAAACGTTACATATCTAAGCCCTTCTTACTATGAGGGCATAATTGATTATTTGAAAGAAAATCAGATTGAATCCTGCTTCATTGAAACAAATGTTCTTTACAGGGGTGAAAGAAACGCCAGAAGAAAGCATATGTTGCTTGCATATAGACACGGATTTACAAAAATCCCTGTAGTAATTGCAGATGGTGAAATAGGGGAAGATTATACTGATATTGAAATAAATAAAAATAATCTATCAAAATGTAAAATTGCTCAAAAAATTGCAGAACAAAACCAAATGATAGTTGTATCTCATTTTAAAGGACATATAGGTGCAGGATTTGGGGGGGCCATTAAACAGCTAGGTATGGGATGTGCAGCCCGAGGCGGAAAACTAGAACAACATGCAAATACTGTACCAATAATAAATCCAATTGAATGTGATAAATGCAACAAATGTAAAAAACATTGTCCTGTTAATGCACTTAAGATTGGGTTATTTCCTAGGGTTGATAAAAAGAAATGTATAGGGTGCGCCTCTTGCATATCAGTATGCCCTAAAGGTGCAATAAAAATAAACTGGATAGGGTCCATATCAAAAAAATTCTATGAAAGGATGGCAGAATATGCATATGCAGCGCATAAAGGAAAAAACAACATCTATATC from Methanofastidiosum sp. includes the following:
- a CDS encoding DUF362 domain-containing protein, with translation MANVYYKQISSKDNLSNDARDLLKTVVEKEGVSLEEKIPIKVHFGEEKNVTYLSPSYYEGIIDYLKENQIESCFIETNVLYRGERNARRKHMLLAYRHGFTKIPVVIADGEIGEDYTDIEINKNNLSKCKIAQKIAEQNQMIVVSHFKGHIGAGFGGAIKQLGMGCAARGGKLEQHANTVPIINPIECDKCNKCKKHCPVNALKIGLFPRVDKKKCIGCASCISVCPKGAIKINWIGSISKKFYERMAEYAYAAHKGKNNIYITFAVNITRNCDCEGHKMKPFLKDLGIFASTDPVSIDMACLDKLSEREKRKIFTRGRYILDYCQEIGLGEKDYNLIEIN